The Streptomyces tendae DNA segment GCCGGGGAGACGAAGAATGTCCTGGGCTCCGAAGCCCGCAGGGCCGCGTCGAAGCCGAACGCCCACCCGCAGCCCGTCCGGCCCACCGCCATCACGGCCCGGTCCTCCCACGGCGCCGAGTCGTCCCGCTGCCCGACGTCGTACGGAAACCACCCGGCGGGACGAACGGGCGCAGCGGTCAGTCCCGTGCCCCCGTCCTCGCCCGCACCCCCGTCCTCACCGACCAGACCGGGCAGCGCCTCCGGCTCCACGCCCTCCACCCACAGACAGCGGTAGGAGCGGTGCGGGGCGTTCCACCGCTGGGGCTCCGCCAGCCAGCACAGCCCCGGCGGATCCAGGTCCGGCACCGGCTCGGGCAGCGCGCCCGTGCGGCCGGCCCGGGGCGTGGCCAGCAACTCCAGCCCCCGCTCTCGCGTCACCACCGGCCCAAGGACCGGGTCGGCCAGCAGGCCGAGCGGTGCCAGCAGGTCCGGCGCGGGCGGCGACCACGACGGCAGCCCGGCGCGGATCAGCCGCCACGCGGTGTCCGTGTCACCCCAGCGCGCCGCGTCCCTCGCCTCGGCGACCGCTTGTCCGAAGGCGCCGTCCGGTGCGTAGCGGTGGGAGCCGTCGCGCACCCGGGCGAGGATCTCGTCGGCGGCTGCTCGAACGCCGTCGTCGGTCTCGGCGCCCAGCGCGAAATGACGGGCGGGGCCGCCGGGGCGGCTGTCCCGCACATGAGCGAGGGCCAGGACGGGCACCAGGTCCTGCACGCAGCGCGGATCGGCGACGAGCCCGCCGAAGCTCGCGGTATTGACCCCGTAGCCCTGGGCCAGTGTGTCGAGCTGTCGCAGCATCCCCCAGGCCCCTGGCCGCCCGTAGCGCTCGGCGCCGGCGAGCAGGTCCCGCGCGGCTTCCCACCGCCCGCTCAGCGCGTCCTCCCGCGCCCGCTCGACGTCGGCGTCCCGGGCGCGGGTGGTGTCGTTCACGAAGTCCGGGAGTCGTGCCCGCTCGGCGTGGAAGGACTCGTACCGGCGCTGCATGTAGGCACGGAACGACGGATACCGGGCCGGGTACTCGCCGCTCCAGCCCTTGTAGACGTAGAGGGCCCACTCACCGTCCTCGTCGGTGTCGCCCGGGTCGAGCAGCGCATAGGACATGTCGGAGTCGGTCTCCAGCTGAAGCGCGCGCTCCCACATCCCGGCGAGCAGCACGTCCTGCCCGGTCGACCGCTCGTCCAGGTTCCCCCGGTACATCGGCGTCATGCCGAACGGGTCGCCGAACCAGCCGATCTCGTGCGCCGCACCGAGCTGGTAGATCGAATCGTCGCGCAGGCTCCAGCCGTTGCTGGCCAGGAGGAACCCCCGGTAGGACGGCGGCAGTCGGGTCCCCAGACGCCGCTCGGCATCGGCCACCTCGGCCTCGGAGGCCGGCGGCGACTCCAGCGTCAGCTCGGCGAGGGTCGTGTCCCCCTCCGCCAGCTCCATCGCCTCGTCCTCGCTCGGCACCCACTCGTCCTGCCAACGCCGCAGGAACGTCCGCCAGTCGAACTCGTTGTCGTCCACCCGCCGATAGTGGCAGCCCCCACTGACATCGCCGTCCCCATCGGCCGGTTCTCCGGCGACAGGCGTGGACGAAAGTCGCGCGGCGGCCGACTCCTGGCCGATGTCCTGCCCCCACCTGCGCGCCCTTGACTGGACGCATGACGACCCGGACGTCCGAGCCCACCGCCGTGGCCACCCGCGCCCTCGCCCCCGACCTGGCGCGGGGCTTCATGCTCCTCTTCATCGCGCTGGCCAACTCGCACTACTTCCTGCGCGGCACGTCGGTGCTCGGCGGCTACCCCCGCGATGGTTCCCCCGTGGACTCGGCGGTGACGTGGCTGATCTCGACGTTCGTCGACGGCCGGGCGTTCCCGATGTTCGGGCTGCTGTTCGGGTACGGCGTCGCCCGCATCGTGAGCAGGCAGGAGGACAGCACACCTCGCTCGGTGCGACGGCTGCTGTGGCGGCGCAGCCTGGCGCTGGTCGTCATCGGCTCGCTGCACGCACTGCTGCTGTACGTCGGGGACATCCTGGCGGCCTACGGGGTGCTGCTCTTCGTCGGAGCGTGGATGGCCCGCTGGAAGGACCGCTCGCTGCTGCTGACCGCCGCGCTGTTCCTGGTGCTCGTCTCCCTGCCGGGCGGGGAGTCGTCGACCATAAGCACCGATCCGCCGGACGGCGCGCTGCTCCCCGCCGACCTGCTCACGATGGTGGTGGAGCGGGCGCAGACGGCGCCCTACATCGCGCTGCTCGGACCCCTCGGTTTCATGTGTCCGTTCGCGGCGGGGCTCTGGGCGGGCCGCCGGCGGATCCTGGAACAGCCGGAGCGCTACCGGGCCTTGCTGCGGGTCACGGCCTCCGTGGGACTGGGCGCCGCCGTCCTCGGCGCCCAGCCGATCTCACTGATGCTCGCGGGAGTCGTGCGCGTGCCGGACCGGCCGGCCCAGGAACTGATCGGCCCGCTGCACGACGCGACGGGCGTCCTCGGCGGCTTCGGATACGCGGCGGCGGTGTCCCTGCTCGCGCTGCGCCTCGGGAACCGCCGGGGGTCGGTGGTGAACGCGATCGCCGCCACCGGCCAACGCTCGATGACCTGCTACCTCGTGCAGTCGGTGATCTGGACGCTCGTCTTCACGCCCTTCCTGCTCGACCTCTCCGGGACCCTGACCGTCACCACCACGGCCCTCCTGGCCCTGGCGACGTGGACGGGGACAGTTCTCCTCGCCCACCAGATGCATCGCAGGGGTCACCGGGGTCCCTTCGAGGTGCTGGCCAGGCGGGTCACCTATGGGCGACGAGTCCGAGCAGGACGGGTTCAGCCGAGTTGAACGATGTCGCCGGCGCCCGTCTGCGCGTACATGTCGTTGACGATCTTCTGTGCCAAAGCCCGGTGTGTGGACGGAACCTCGACGCGCACCCACAGCAGGTAGGCCTGCTGGGTGCGTTCTGTCTTGTTCTGCCAGGCCCAGAATCGTTGCATGGTCATGCGGTAGCGGCCGTCACCGACCACGTCGGCCGCGTAGTACGTGGCTTCGTTGTGCTTCGTCCACGGGGTGGTGGCGTGATCGGGAGCGGAGCGCAGGTATGCCGCCGTCTGCTGGTCGCTGCAGTTCACCCCGCACCGCAGGTTGCGGATCTCGAGGCGCAGGTCGGGGAGCAAGCCGGCCTCGACGAGGTCGGGCACCGCCGTGCACGTGTACGCGCTCCGCGTGTAACTGCCGTTCCGGTGACAGTCCATGTGTTTGGGCGCGCGGAAGACGAAAGGAGCGAACGCCAGCTCCCAGATGTACGAGCGTTCGTCGTCCTGCCAGGTCGCGCCGTACACGGAACCGGTGGCCCGCCGGTTGTAGAAGGCGAAGCGGTTCTCCTTGGCGGGGAGCGCCGACTGCGGGGTGACCGAGGAGAGCGGCCCGTCGACAGCGGGCTCGGTGGCACCCCGGGAAAGCGGCTTCGGGTCACCGTCCCGTGGGCGTGTGCCGTCGAGGCCGGCCCGGCGCAGCGCCTGCCGGGCCAGGACCTGGGCGACCTCGGCAGCACGGTCGAAGGAGGCGAACTCCTCGCTGTAGTCGACCTGGACCACAGCGTTGGCGACCCGTACGCCCACTCTGGCCACCGTCCTCGAACGCTCAAGGCGGGCCGTCGTGTCGGCCGAGCGGGACCAGGCGGCCACGTACGCCTCGTGGCCGAGGCCACGGAGATCCCTGTGGAAGCCGTCGTCCGACACCCCCCTCTGCCCGGCGTTGGGTGCGCCGGCGCGAAGCTGTCCGTAGCGGACCTGAGCCATTTCGCTTCCGCTGACGGTGACGCCGTTCCCGGTGAGCAGGATGGGGCTGATGCCGATGGTCACGTTGCGGCTGAACGGCGCCTGCTCGCCCACCGAGCACGAAGCAGCGTCGTCGGCGGCCACCCGGACCGGATCCCGCATCAGCCGGGCCGCGTCCGCCGCGTCGAGCAGTGCGCAGGCGGTGGGCAGCGAGCGGACAGGTCCTGGCAGACGCTCGGCGACCACGGCACCGGAGCCCACCACGAGTTGCCCGCCGGCGACAGCGGCGGCGAGCCCCGCGGCCACGGCTCGGCGAACCCGCCCGGGCGCGCTCCGGGGCCGCGCCCGCACCTCGGACGGCACACGGAGAGCGAGACGGTTCCGCAGCTCGATGTGCCGGAACCGGTAGACGCCGCCCGCCTGCCGTAGTACCCCCCGGGCATGTGCGTCCTCCAGGAAGGGCAGGAGGCGCCGGGGAAGCCGGCCGGTGGCCCAGAAGTACAGGCGGGCCATGGTGAACCCGCCCCACGCCGAGGAGCCGAAGGCGAACAGCAGCCAGAACACCGGCGTCGCCACCGCCATCAGCGTCCAGTCGCCGACGGTGACGACGTCCCTGCCGCCTCCTACGGACTGCCAGGCGAACAGCAGCATGGGCGGCAGGGCGAGCACATGCCGCAACGGCGTCGCATCGTCGGTCAGGCGGAGCGGGGAGAACCAGCCCACGGTGATCACGCTCCGCCGGTCCGCCCGCAGCAGGGCGGCCGGGCTGTCCGCCTTGGCCGGATCGGTGCCGCGCCACACGTGTCTGAGAGCTCGGCGCCCGTACCACCAGACCACTACGCCGGAGAGCCAGAGGTACAGGAACGACGAGCCGTCCCGGCGGACGACGGCCGTCACCGTGGCGCCGATCGTGAGGACGGCCAGAACTCCCAGCCCTCGCTCCGGCCACGAGGTGAACGCGCCCCGGAGATCCCCGCGTCCGGGCCGGCGCAGCCTGCGCGGCGGCTCCTGCCGCCCGGTGGTCCGCTCGGCCGCCTCCGCCAGGAGAGCCAACCCGCAGAGCACCGCGTACGCCCCGGCCAGGGACGGCAGCGGAAGCCACTGCCGCCACCACGGCATCCCGAAGGCGACGACGGCCACCGACAGCCAGCCGACCACGAGTGCCGGCAGCATGACGAGCACGGAGGCGGACCGGGGAAGGGTGCGGTCCAGTCGCCACCAGGCGAAGTCCTGCTCGTTCACCGCCTTCATGTGCGCGGCGAGGAAACCGATCCAGGTGCGAGCCTGTTGGGGTGACCAGCCGCCGTGGGCCGTCTGGATGTCGTACGAGGAGCTGTAGACGGCGTCCAGGTACGCGTCGTACAAATGGCTTTCGATGTCGGCGCGGGACCGGAACACATCCGACTCGAGCAGTTCCGAGGGATCGGCACCGACGCGGGCATACGCGACCCGGGCGAGTCCCACCATCAGCGGAACGGACAGCACCTGCCTCAGCCGCCGTACCTCGGGTGGGGCGGCGGGTGAGCGGTCGGCGATCCGGTCCAGGACCGGTGTCCAGCGGGTGGGAGCCCGGCCGGGGCTGAGATACGCCCGTACGGTCGCTTCGCCGAGCGGCCTGAGGTGGATCTCCGTGCGCTCGAAGTCGAGCTGGTCGAGAACGTGTCGGCGGTACTCGGGTTCGCGGCTGGCGAGTACGAAGGGCCGGCGGCCGCGCATGGTCTCGCCGATCTGGCGGAGGGCGGCGGGCCGGCGGTGCTCGGGGAGTTCGTCGAAACCGTCGAGCACCGGCAGGACCCGACCTGTGAGGAGGAGGTGGAAGGCCACCTCCGTCGGCGGGACGTCGGGCGCCGGGGTGCAGGCTTCCGGGTGCGCGTCGGCGGGTGCGCGTCGGCGAGCTGCTCCGCCATCCAGCGCAACAGTCCCTGGTCCGGGTCCCAGGACGCCAGCGACACGATCAAAGGGACCGGATCGCCGGAGCCGCGGGTCCGGCGATGCAGCAGGGCGTGGGCCAGGCGCAGAACGAGCACGGACTTCCCGGCGCCGGCTCCGCCGAGGACGACGAGGCGACGCGCGGGGGTGGCGGTGTAGTAGTCGGCGATGTCCGGTGGGCCGGGCCGCGCCGACGGGGCCTCCTCCTCGCCGCTCTCCTCTCTCGGCGGCGGCAGGGTCGTCCAGGCCACGTCCAGCGGGTGGGGGTCGTTGAGCCTTCTCAGGCGTTCGTCCTCGTCGTAGCGGACGACCAGGCTCTCCGCGAGCGCCTCGGCGGCGCGGTCGAGGGTGCGCCTGGTGCGCCAGGCGGCCCGGCGCCGGTACGCCCACTTCCCGCGCAGCCAGGACCACGCGGAGAGCCCGATGGTGCCGGCGAGGAGCAGTCCGCCGCCGACCACCGGCCCCGGGTCGAGGCGTGCGGGAAGGGGGAGCTCGGGGCGGGCGATGAGCAGGAACACCCCGAGCAGACCGACGGCGTAGGGCAGAACGGCCACGCCGGGATTGCGACGGGCGCCGGGCCCGCCCGCACCGTGCCCCGCGTGCAGGTCGCTGTCCCCGTGCAGGGAGACGTTCTCGACGACCTGCGCGAAGACGACGTTCCGCTGGGTTCCCCCGGATATCTCCTGATGCAGGCCGTCGCCGCCGCTCGCCACGCCCCGCTCCTCCCCGGTCAGCCCAGATTGATCGAACCGTGGACGTCGCGGGTGAAGACGACGCTGTGCTGCGTGCCGCCCGAAATCTCCTGGTGCTGGGTGCCACCGCCGGCCGCCGCGCCGGACACCTGCTCCGCCTCCCGCCGCCACAACGCCAGCGCCTCGGCGAACGCGGGGTCCTGCCGGGCGCGCAGTTCGAGACCCTCGGCCAGTCGGGCGGCGCGCTCCTCGTCGGAGGAGTCCTCGTCGAGAGCTCCGACCAAGGCGCCCACCTCGGGTTCGCCGTCACCTTGCACTGCATCGGGCTGTCGGTCGGGCGACCGCTGCACGAGGGTCCGCAGCCGCTCCCACACACTTTGCCCGGCCGCCCCGGCGGTCCCGCTCGCCAGGGCCATGAGAAGGTCCGCCGCCACGGGTTCCACGCGTCTCCCCTTTCGCGCTCCCTCAGGAGGTACGACCTTACGCCTCAACTGGGGCTGTGGGCATGCCGGTTGCCGCGTTCAACAACGTCACGGCGCCGCGTGACAGAGTTGACGGGCGCGCCGAAGCGACGTCGGCACGCGGATCCTGTGCCGCACTCCGGAACCCGAACATCACCACAACAGGAGGGACACGTAAGCGTCGTGAGAATCACCTGGTTCGCCTGGCTGGCACAGCATGCCGATGAATTCGGGTACAGCGACGGGCCGTTGCGTGCGTCCATAGGGGCGGGGGCCGTGGCGGTGACCGCCGCGCTGTTCTGGTTCGCACTGCACCGCAACCGGCCCGCCGCCATGGCCGCCGCCGGCCTGACCTGTGCCTTGGGCGTCGGATGGCTGGCCTCCCACTAAGGCTGGTTTTCCACTGACCCCGCCCTACTCCCCGAGCGACGCCACCGCCTCCTTGTAACCGCCCGTCGGCGGCGCCGTGTCCGGCCCGTACACCAGATTCAGCACACCCGTGCTGAACGTCTGCGACTTCAGCAGCCGCAGCGGGATCGACGGCTCGCCCTCGTCGAACAGGCGCATGCCCTTGCGTACGGCGACGGGGTGGACGAGGAGCTGGAGCTCGTCGAGCAGGCCCGCCGCGAGCAGCTGCCGGATGACCGACACCGAGCCGCTCAGCCCGATGTCACCCCCGGACTCGCCCTTCAGGGCGGCGGCGACCTCGGCGACGTCGCCCTGCGCCTGCTCCGAGTTGCGCCACTGGAAATCGAGAGGGCTGCGCGAGAACACGATCTTGCGCATGTCGCCGAGCTGCTTGGCGAAGCCCGCGTCCTCCGCGCCCGCCGTCTCCCGCGCCGGCCAGGCGCCGGCGAAGCTGTCGTACGTCACGCGTCCGAAGAGCATGGTGTCGGCGTTGCTCAGGCCCTCGCCGACGGCCACGCCCATCTCGTCGTTGAAGTACGGGAAGTGCCACTGGTCGGGCGCCTCGACGACACCGTCGAGGGAGATGAACAGGCTGGCGACGATCTTCCGGGACATGGTGTCCTCCTGGGTGTCCGGTCCGTGTACCGATTACGACCGTGCCACCGACCGGAATTCATCGGTGGGCGGCACGCGGTGAAGACCTCCGGACGGTGTCGCCTGCCGTCCGGCGCGGATCCGTGACGCTGCCCAGCCAGCCGAGCAGGAACCCGACCGGTGTCGTCACCAGCCCCGGGATGGTCACGTCCCAGACCCGGAAGTCGTGCCCCGGCATGATCGACGTGGGGGTGCCGGACATGTACGGCGACACCGCGAGCGCCACCACGGTCACCACCGTGGCACCCCACAGGCACCACAGCGCGCCGCGGGCGGTGAAGCGGGGCCAGTACAGCGCGTAGAGCAGGACGGGCGCGAGGGCGGCGCCGCAGAGGCCGAGCCAGAGCGTCGAGACGACCACCAGGTTCCAGTCGGCGCACACCACGGCGACGGCCGCGGCGGCGAGCCCGGTCAGTGCGGCGGCCCACCGCGACGCGGTGCCGTCCACCCGGCCCGCCGGGCGCCCGCCGGAGGCCCCCAGCACGTCCCGGCCCAGGGTGATCCCGGCGGCGAGGGTCACGTCGACCACGGCGGCCAGCGCGGTGAGGAAAAGGACGCAGGCCAGGGCAGCGACCAGGATGCCGCCGCTGTCCAGCGCCCGCCCCAGCAGCAGCGGCGTGAACACCTGCGCCGACGGGCCGGCCTCCCGCAGCACACCGCCGACCAGCGCCGCCGCGCCGACACCGACGACGGCGAGGGCGCCGTACAGCAGGACCAGCTCCCCGAGCATCCAGCGGCCGACGGTCCGGGCCCCGCGCGGGCTCTTCGTCGCGATGGCCCGCATCAGTACGGCGGGCATGGCCAACGTGGCCATGGTCATGCCGAGGATCTGGCCGACGCGGTTCACCGCCCCGACCCAGCCGTCACCCGTATAACCACCGGGCCGCAGGAATCCCTCGCCCGTCCCCGATCCGTTCGTGGCCGCGTCCAGCAGGCGGCCGAGATCCCCGCCGAAGCGGTGCAGGACGAGCGCGGCGGTGACCAGCAGCACGGGGACGGCGATCACCGACTTGGCGATCATCACCACGCCCGTGCCCCGGATGCCGCCGCTGACGGCCAGCGCGGTCATCACACAGCCGATGACGACGATGCAGCCGGTCCGCGCGCCGGGCTGCCCGAGCAGCGCGGCGGCGACGTTGCCGACCACCACCAACTGCACGACCAGCAACGGGAAGCAGACGAGCAGGGTCACCACACCCCACGCCACCCGCACGGCGGACCCGCCGTTGCCGCGCGCGTCCAGCAGGTCCGGGGCGGTCAGCGAGGCGTGCGCGCGCAGCGGTTCGATGACCAGCACGAGGAACAGCAGGACTCCGACCAGGCTGCCCAGCATCACGCCGAGCCCGTCGAACCCGGTGGTGGCGACCATGCCGACCAGCACGGTGACGGTCGCCACGGTGGTGGTGTCGCCGCCCATCGCGATGCCCTGCTGCCAGGAGCGCAGCCGCCGGCTGTCGGACCGCACGAGGGCGCGGTCGTCCTCGTCGGCGCCGGTGATGACGCACAGCATCAGGCAGATGACGACGAACACGGAGAACACGGCGAAGACGAGCGACCGTGAGGAGGAATCCAGCAACGCGGTCATGCCCACCTCCGGTCGTCCGCCTCGTTCGCCGCGGTGACCCGGTCGGCCCGTCGCCCGTACGCGACCAGACCGTGCACACCGACCCCGAGCGGCACGACGGCCAGCACCGCCCCGAGACTCACGGCCCCGGCGACCGGAGTGCCGTACACACCCGGCACGAGCGCGGCGGCCACCACGTACAGCACCCACACGAGGCCGATCCGCAGACCGACCCGCAACCCGACCGCCAACCGCGCGGCCTCCGCCGGGACGTGGGCGGACAGGGCGCGGTCATCAGGCACCGGCGGCCCCTGCCGGTACGGCTCCGCTCCGTAGAACTCCAAGACGACTCCGCTCACGCACGACGATCCGACGCCCCGCGGTGGGGTGCCGGTACGGATGTGGGGGTGGCCGCGGAGTCAACCAGACACGGAGGCGGCGTGGAGACGGACTGTTCCCACGCCCAATCAGGAGCTCATGGGACGGTGAACGCGCACTGCCCGAAGCGCGGCGGAACCAGACGTCAGGGGACGAGTCCCGCGTTGGCGGCGCGGAGGAAGAGCCGCCGGTGCCATACGTTGGCCTCCGGCCCCGGGTCGCCGGTGAGGACGGGGTGGACAACCCGCAGGCGGCGCAATTTGAACGAGTTGTTTACATCGACTCGTTGACAACGGTTCGTGGGCCGCCGCATCCTCTTCTCATGTCGTCCACTCCTGAACAGCACGCCGACCCGTTCACGCCTCAGCAGCCGGAGCAGGCGCGAGCGCACCGTGTCCATGCGTCCCTGTTTCGCATCGCCGAGCGGCACGCGGCCACCGACGAGCAACGCCACCGACAAATTCATCCCTCGGTCCTCGGACCGCACGAAGCCGTCAGGCTCGTCTCGTTCCTGCTCAGTGGGGCCGCACTGCTCGACGACGGCGAGCCGGAGGTGGACCAGGCCGACATCACCGCCGCGTTGAGCCTCGTGCCGCTGATGCGCGGGGAGATGGACGAACTGGAAACCGGACTCCTGCAGATGGCGCGCGGACGAGGCATGACGTGGCAAGAGATCGCCTTCGGCCTCGGGCTCGGAACTCCGCAAGCGGCCAGGCAGCGGTACGAACGACTGGCCAGCCGCAGCGAACCCGAAGCAGAAAGCCCGAAATAGCCCGAAAGCTGCCCCGGCCGCCTGGCGGGTCAGGGGCCTGTCCGTGGAGCGTCGGTGGGCGGGCGCCCACCGACGCTCCACGGCTTCGAAGCACTCTCCGGAGTGCTCGATCCGCCTGGGTGTCCTCAGATGTCCCGGAAGATCTCGATCTGCGCCCCGATCGAGTTGAGGCGTTCCGCCAGGTCCTCGTAACCGCGGTTGATGACGTACACGTTGCGCAGCACCGAGGTGCCCTCCGCCGCCATCATGGCGAGCAGGACGACGACGGCCGGGCGCAGGGCCGGCGGGCACATCATCTCGGCGGCGCGCCAGCGGGTCGGACCCTCGACCAGGACGCGGTGCGGGTCGAGGAGCTGGAGCCGGCCGCCGAGGCGGTTGAGGTCGGTCAGGTAGATGGCGCGGTTGTCGTAGACCCAGTCGTGGATGAGGGTCTTGCCCTGCGCCACCGCCGCGATCGCCGCGAAGAACGGCACGTTGTCGATGTTCAGGCCCGGGAACGG contains these protein-coding regions:
- a CDS encoding dihydrofolate reductase family protein, whose product is MSRKIVASLFISLDGVVEAPDQWHFPYFNDEMGVAVGEGLSNADTMLFGRVTYDSFAGAWPARETAGAEDAGFAKQLGDMRKIVFSRSPLDFQWRNSEQAQGDVAEVAAALKGESGGDIGLSGSVSVIRQLLAAGLLDELQLLVHPVAVRKGMRLFDEGEPSIPLRLLKSQTFSTGVLNLVYGPDTAPPTGGYKEAVASLGE
- a CDS encoding DUF418 domain-containing protein translates to MTTRTSEPTAVATRALAPDLARGFMLLFIALANSHYFLRGTSVLGGYPRDGSPVDSAVTWLISTFVDGRAFPMFGLLFGYGVARIVSRQEDSTPRSVRRLLWRRSLALVVIGSLHALLLYVGDILAAYGVLLFVGAWMARWKDRSLLLTAALFLVLVSLPGGESSTISTDPPDGALLPADLLTMVVERAQTAPYIALLGPLGFMCPFAAGLWAGRRRILEQPERYRALLRVTASVGLGAAVLGAQPISLMLAGVVRVPDRPAQELIGPLHDATGVLGGFGYAAAVSLLALRLGNRRGSVVNAIAATGQRSMTCYLVQSVIWTLVFTPFLLDLSGTLTVTTTALLALATWTGTVLLAHQMHRRGHRGPFEVLARRVTYGRRVRAGRVQPS
- a CDS encoding sodium:solute symporter family transporter — translated: MTALLDSSSRSLVFAVFSVFVVICLMLCVITGADEDDRALVRSDSRRLRSWQQGIAMGGDTTTVATVTVLVGMVATTGFDGLGVMLGSLVGVLLFLVLVIEPLRAHASLTAPDLLDARGNGGSAVRVAWGVVTLLVCFPLLVVQLVVVGNVAAALLGQPGARTGCIVVIGCVMTALAVSGGIRGTGVVMIAKSVIAVPVLLVTAALVLHRFGGDLGRLLDAATNGSGTGEGFLRPGGYTGDGWVGAVNRVGQILGMTMATLAMPAVLMRAIATKSPRGARTVGRWMLGELVLLYGALAVVGVGAAALVGGVLREAGPSAQVFTPLLLGRALDSGGILVAALACVLFLTALAAVVDVTLAAGITLGRDVLGASGGRPAGRVDGTASRWAAALTGLAAAAVAVVCADWNLVVVSTLWLGLCGAALAPVLLYALYWPRFTARGALWCLWGATVVTVVALAVSPYMSGTPTSIMPGHDFRVWDVTIPGLVTTPVGFLLGWLGSVTDPRRTAGDTVRRSSPRAAHR
- a CDS encoding DNA-binding protein, encoding MSSTPEQHADPFTPQQPEQARAHRVHASLFRIAERHAATDEQRHRQIHPSVLGPHEAVRLVSFLLSGAALLDDGEPEVDQADITAALSLVPLMRGEMDELETGLLQMARGRGMTWQEIAFGLGLGTPQAARQRYERLASRSEPEAESPK
- a CDS encoding SMI1/KNR4 family protein, which codes for MDDNEFDWRTFLRRWQDEWVPSEDEAMELAEGDTTLAELTLESPPASEAEVADAERRLGTRLPPSYRGFLLASNGWSLRDDSIYQLGAAHEIGWFGDPFGMTPMYRGNLDERSTGQDVLLAGMWERALQLETDSDMSYALLDPGDTDEDGEWALYVYKGWSGEYPARYPSFRAYMQRRYESFHAERARLPDFVNDTTRARDADVERAREDALSGRWEAARDLLAGAERYGRPGAWGMLRQLDTLAQGYGVNTASFGGLVADPRCVQDLVPVLALAHVRDSRPGGPARHFALGAETDDGVRAAADEILARVRDGSHRYAPDGAFGQAVAEARDAARWGDTDTAWRLIRAGLPSWSPPAPDLLAPLGLLADPVLGPVVTRERGLELLATPRAGRTGALPEPVPDLDPPGLCWLAEPQRWNAPHRSYRCLWVEGVEPEALPGLVGEDGGAGEDGGTGLTAAPVRPAGWFPYDVGQRDDSAPWEDRAVMAVGRTGCGWAFGFDAALRASEPRTFFVSPAAGASRGGRAVVLWVRRGRDDTPAVFHLSVAERGEERYAYTLRGTDVERSGQVPAALDPEHVLRGVDDADRERRLLAAVQDEFGLSLPRHALAEGILPQLTTRSWNRAPQEGEAFAYVTVTVSPR